GAGTTTGAGGACTCTTAGAAACAAGAATAGTTGGGATTCAAGCCGGATGTTTATACCCCTTCACTCATGGTATTTACTATCTCGATCTATTGGTGGTCTACCACCTCAGTAAGTTCCCGAACTATCCTACAGTCGGGACTTACTTAGACTTCAGTGGTTTGAATAGAAATTTCTGGTCGGGAATCGAGTAATAAATTTGGCAGAGTAATGGGGGGAGGAGAATAAGATGAAAATGACTGAGAATCAAGTCCTATTTATAGTAAGGATGACCATGGGGTGTGGCAGGGCGGGGATGTCTTCCCTATCCTCACCATAATCATTTTTTTTCTAAGCAGGGATTCTCCATTTAATCTCTGCGAGGATTAAGTCCCCATCGTGCCCCTGTACCAAGTTCTATCTAATTAGCTTGAAAATTCTCATCTCGACTTCGCAGACATTAAATCATCATCACAATCCTTGTCATCAATTCAAATAATCTAGATATGATAACGAGGTGGGCTGGATTTGTTATCATCATCCCTAAACTGGCGCGAGTTAAATTATTATCCCTTCATTGCTTAAAATAGCGATTGATTTAAGCAAAAAAGGCTTCAAATTCACTTAAAGAATATTGATCAAAATCCAATTAtatatgataataataataataataataataataataataataataataataattaaaaacatagacatttgtaATTCATGGTTTTAATAAACAAAAAGTGAAACTGCATAATTTTCATGACATGAAGAGTTGGATCATGTATGAGATTTGAATGTCATGAATTTGAGTTTCTTTTTTGTTAATTATTaggaaaattaattaatattattagtAGTAATCAAATTATTATCGGAGGCCTTGGGACGGGTTCGGGCGTGAGGATAATGTTCCCATACCCCGTCCCTAATTTGCTCCAGAGTTTTGAAAATTCCCCAAACTTGCCCCATTTCGGGTTTTCCATGCGGGTAAAATGTACATCCTTAATTTATAGGGAGACAAACGATCACAACAACACGATCAAAATTGATTTTACAGTCCAGATTCAATCGAGTACTTGAACAGGTGCCTCGGGAAGCTCATCAATATGAAAATCCTCATCGTTTGCATTGAATTGAACGGCTGAATCGTCGAATTGAATGTCTGAAATAAGCTTGGCATAGGTTAGATCTTGATCGTAATTCTGTACGAACCATATAAATCTCGAGGAAACACAGAAACAAACAAACACAAATCATGCGTGCTCGCTGACTTGCTCTACTCAGAAGCATCTATTCTCACTGAAGGGAAATATAATTtccatattaaatttatttctcAAGATATATTATTCCTTgttgatatgatatttaatatttaattataatttttcctttttagataattatgttaagattttattgtgatataattccttccttaaatttaatttctatTGATAAGATTATGTGGAGTATTGAGTTTTACCTTTCTAGAtatcatatttattataaatatcttctagatataatatttatgataatgatttacatgatatggtattattgattttgtttctaataGAATTCTTGTATACCATAACTTATAAATTTCCGTCAAGATAAATCATAGAAGAGGAGACATTTATAAATAAGAGATGAAGATTCAAAAGAGAAGAGAGAAGGGAGAGAAGAGAAAAATTCAGAGAGTTCAGGTGTAGGATTTTTCGCGGAAAAGATTTTCGTGAAGGAAGTTTTTCGTGGAGATAGTTTTTCGTGGAGTTTTTTGTGGGATATTTTCGTGGTGTTCTCCTCTCTCGATCAAATATACACGCACTTGTGCACGTCGTGGAATTTCAGAGAAATATTTCTTCAAGGGACGTGCTGTTTTGAAGAGTGCAGTTGCAAGTGTTgccttgaatgttgaaaatatctCAGACAACATCCGTGATGAAGTTGGCTGAAGATCGTTTTGTTGCTCCAAGTTTTTGGCTCACGTTTTTGCTTTCTTGATTAAGTTTTTATTCTggttatttttttttagaaagtatttattttctcaactttttgagaaaattgattttaGTGATAATAACTAGTGATTGGTTTTTGTGTAAACATTTTCGTTTTCtattgattaatttttgccatgAGACACCgtacttgtgcaaatttaatctTTTCCATCTGTTTATTTAAAGTTAATTTGTGTTATAAAAGTTGATTTTCCGAtgcatgttgtccgagatgttgtaacatctggaacaacatttaattctgataaaacacaaattctTTGTTTTACACAATATACTGATATTCTTATTATTTTGAACATCTGTCGGACAAAATACTCTTACACCCACTATTTTCAATGGGTCGAATGAAGTCTAAACTAACACAAATTCTAaggaaaatcataataaaaaaGAAACATATGCTTGGGTCAGCTATAACTCTAATTTTTGGCCTAAACTTTATAATTCTTTTAGACCAAATAGAGGGAGATACAATCGAAACGCAAGTATTTTCGACATGACCCGAATCAGACTTAGACCAACCCTATAAGCGTCGTATCCTATTAACCGAAGTGATTGGCTCATGTTGAATACACTTAGGGCCAAAATAAAGGCCCAATAAACTACTTGGAATCCAACTCATTATTCTCTGCTTGGTGACAGAAATGACACAGTAGTAACAAAAACAGCCAAGCCATTAATTAGGGCCGAGAAACCGAATTAAAAGTACACCAACCCGAGCTCAAACTAGTATGGCGGTGAATAAAGGTCTATTTTTGTAAAACTATGGAACAAATCTCATGAGATAAGGAAATAATCTCGAGATAATAGAGATATACTATTCGAATTTATAGTGACCAAAGAAAACGGTGATCAGTATAAATCTAGTATTTTGAGAAATTATCCGACCAGAGCCATTTCCATATGAAAAACTTGCACTGCTAGAGTTCTTACAATACAATGTACGTAGTCTCAACTCTATAAATATCAGATATTCCTTATTGTCACGTCCATTCATATACTGCTATCACGAATATTACTATACTCACACACGACATCTCTCGATCATGACATTTCTTCTCAGATCGCTTGGTCAGGCCAACCACGAAGAGTAATTTTTGCTCAACATAAAGAACCGAAAGtacataaattttttgttattatcaattttttttttaaaatgaaaaaatttCCTCGCCTGTGACAAATTTTGCATGACAGTTAATCAGATGCCGACACATAATACTGAATTGTTGACTTGTAGGCTGTAGCCTTGGCATTCACGCCCCTTTCTTTCTTCCCCGTGCCTCTGCTCTTGACTGGAAAACCGACACTGAGATTTCTAAACCTTCCGCTAAAATGCGCGGTGGCGTAATTGTACTGATCTAAACAACCACGTTCATCCCACGGAGGCCAATGGCTCACTGGATTTCTTCCAAGCTCAAAGCAGCTGAATCCATTCTCCAACAGGCAATTAATCACCCCCTATCATTTGGTTTTGATTTCCGTTTGAGAAGATTTGTTCTgtattgatttgattggatttggAAAGTTATTcaattttttgtttctttttttattgGAGTTTAAAATTTAATGCGTATAATTGTAATTTAATGGATGAAAAACCTATTCAGAATAAAATGGATGAAAAGTACGTATCTCTATGTTTATAACAATATATTAAATGATGGTGAATTTGAGTGGAATCGTTGTCTGATTAATTGATTGGGTGGTTCAGATTGATCAGCAAGCTGCAGATTCACTGGGTAAGAATGAGAATCCACGACCTGGCAATCAATTGGTAGTTGAGAGCTCACCTGGAAACACTTCTGAAAATAAGCGGTTCTTGAAGGATCAGATGAAGAAGAAAGCGCCAGAAAATATAACTAACCAAAGTAACAATAGGGATAAGCTTAATTTAAATGTTATTAGTAGAAGTAATAGTGATATTAACCGAAATCATGAAGTTGGAGTATCACAAAATCTGAATTCTACACCGAATTTGAGTGGTGGACTTACAGAGAGTGATTGGACGGAATTGTTGAGTGTTCCAGATAAAAGGGAGGGGTCTGGGGGAGTTAATGTGAGCCGTAATAGTAAAGGAGCATCAGGGATTCAAGGGTTGAAGAAAGCCAGTAAGAAGGTCAGGAATCTTGGCCCAGCTTCACGAAAATCGAATGTTGGCTTGGAAAATATTTCAAATGCTGATAGTAATGATCGGGGAAGTACTTCGAGAGATGTGATGCTACCCACATTAGAGGATCAATCACCAAGCAACGGAGGTCGAGGTGAATCAGATCAAAAGCATACTAGTTCAACTCTTGTTGCTGATGATAACAATGCCAGGACAATTGAGGAGCTGAATGTTGTAGATGGAGAGAAGATGCATGTTGCAACGGATTTAACTGACAAAGATAATCTTGATAAGGTTCCAGCTTCTCGTGGAAGGAAATTGAAACTGAAGCTGCAGTCAAATGATGGTGAAACATCAAAGAGTGGGATGAATGGGACAAATGGACCTACAGCAAAGTTCCTTCTACCAAGCGATGTAGAGTCTAATTCCGACACAGATACAACTTCAACATCAGATTCTGAGATAGAAAGAGAAAGGGAAGAAAGGAGAAAGAGGAGGCAACAGATTCTGGCAGAAAGAGCAGCTGCAAAAGCAATTGAGGCAATTCAGGAGCGTGAGAATTTAGTTGCCAGATTGGAAGGGGAGAAACAGAGTTTGGAGAAAATGCTTGAAGAACAGGCAAAACAACAAGTGCAGGAGGTACTTTCCTTCCTTCTTTTCCTTGTTGGAGTTAATTATTTTTTGGAATGTGATATTTGGAGTCCATGCATTTTAGCTATATGTTATTCACAGTAAACCTTCATCTGGACATTTACATTCCATGAGATCCAGGGAATATTAAGTAGACTGGAATATAGGAACCAAATTATTAACTTCGTGATGCGAGGAGTGgagaaaaaaattcatttttatggATTGTTTTTCAATTTAACTATCAAATTCTTAAACATACTCATCATATTTTCGTCCTCTCATTCCAATTTTAAGTGTTTTGTTGACTCTCcacaaatcatttaaaatgtttCACATAAGATATTTTTATCCTTTCGGTTTAGCTCTTGAATGAGTTCCCTTGGTTGCGCCTTGCCCCTTCGTCAATCAATCAGCTAATAAATCCACAACTAGAGTAAACAAAATGGTGGTAATAGTTTCCCTTGCCTCAGATATCTCGACCTTTGTTTTGGTTTTGTCATCACTGAATAAGAAACTTATGATGCATATCCTAGCATCCATTTCCTCCATTTTTCACCAAACCCATTTTTTGAACCGTAATTTGTATGAGGAGAATCTcttaaatacaatttttttctaATGATATTGTTTTTTTGGTGGAATGATTAAAGGAATGATATTGATAACGAAACTATTTGCTTTATTTGCTTCAGGCATCGGAATTACAGACATCAATGATGGAAATCATGGAAGCTGTTGAATTAGAGAAGCAGAAACATAATAACACTCGGATGGAGGCCCTTTCACGACTAGCCAAACTTGAGGTTTTGAAATTTGAGTGGTTGTATGATTTTGGATTATAATATTATCTCCATAACCTTATATTTTATCATGATTCATATGTTCGTCCACCTCGCTATCCTTGTCATTGTTGTAATCATCCTAAATTTTACTGCTACTAATACTTTGTAAATTACATTTACACttgatttttcaataaattaacGGGTTGTTTTGTTTTATAACCCTGgtcaaactttttttaaaaaaaatagcctCCAGTAGTGTATTTGTTCACTACATGGGAgggttatttttttaaaaaaaagtttgacCAAGTCTATTTTCCCAAATATCCCTAAATTAACTCTCTCAtgctttataaatttttaacgCATGAACTTGCAATTTTTTCCCTTAAATAGAAATGTCATCATAATTTGGAAATGTTAACATCAttcttatttattataatttctcATTGCCATATCATTATGAGGAACACTTACTGTGAATGGATGACATTTCTTCTATCTCTGATACGTTGCAGCAGTAATTTTCTTGCTGTATCTTGCAGAGTGCTAATGCTGATCTTTCGAAGTCTCTTGCTAACACCcagaaaagtcttgaagcagagGTAATAACTGCCCCGTTTACATGTTTGGTTTTTATTGTTGAAAGTATAGCTTCAACTTATGGCATTCATCAAGAACAGACCGAATGATATTTAAATACCTTGAGAGTCAAAAACATACTGTGTTGCACATGAGTAGGCCTACTCGTTTTCTAACAAAAGATAAATCACATTGATAATGTCTTTAGCTTGTACAGAAAGGTGCTCTTGCTCATTTTTTGATGCCTTTCTGATGAAATcgtgatattttttcattggATTAGGTTGATCGTGTAGCTGAACTTCGTCaagaaattaatttgaaagaagCAACTCATGAAGGTATTTTTCATGCATCTATGCTAACGGTTGTTTAATCATCCCACcatttgaaagatatttatcTATTTTCATGCCAGCAGCATTGCCTGTCAATTTACAACAGGAGATCTGCTCATGTCACTTTGTGTTGCAAAGAGACTTTCGAAAATGATTTTCACTGACAACAAAAACAAGGGAGAATAGGGTCAATGACCCTACAGAAATTTGAATGAAAAAATAGCTTCCATTTTATTAAAATAGCATTGCAATGTGTTGCATTATGTGTTTTTAGTCAAAGaagtttataaataaaaaaaaccaaGATGGCTATTCAATATGTCCTTGTAGATAACATTTATCTGAATGCTTGTGTTGTTTGATTTATTTAGGAAATACACCATGTTGTTTGTCAATGAAGGTACTAAAACTTAATTACTTATTGTTTTCCCTCTTTACTAGCAGTATTGCAGAAGAAGATATCAAGTGTGCAGCAAAATGGAGATAAAGTGAGTGGTCGTTGTTCTCTTATTTAGTTAAAACACAGTTCCTTTCCCTTGTTTGTTGGTTTTAAGTGAAACAATCTGCAGTTGCAAGCTTCTAAAGGTGTTGGTTTCGCCCTGGAGATGCTTGAGGCAGAATATTCCTTCATGATGGATAAATTGGGAAGAACGCAAGAAAAGGTGACTTCTTCTTTTCCTACCAACTTCATTTGTCATTAATATTTAGTTAAGTTTCTAAAGAAAACAGCTTGAATTGGTGGTTTGACTGCTCAGTCCACCATCTAGACGCTCGCCCTTGCTAGCTCTTTACAAAAAATCTTTTTCCAGTTGAGTCACTAGTTGTCGGGGTCTCGGGGATCCACTAGGAATTGTTGTCATTTTTCCCTCCTTGTGTCTAAATCATAAACAATATATTTCTGTATATAAATTGAAGCATTTTTTCCTATGGACTTGAATACTGGTGGAGTAAGCAATGATAGTGTGGTAGATAATTATTATGCATGGGTATAGGCATAATGATGTGAACACAAATATATTGAATTGATCACAATGTGTGGCTATTTTAGAGATTCATACTTCATTATTATTGATAATAATGTTTTAATAAATATGTGGAATTTAATTAGAAACTCACtgccaaatatttttttttatcagttCAAAAATAGTCACGAATAGATTATGTTATTAAAATACTATTTATATTAATCTTTAACTAAAAATTTGGAAAATAGAGAACAATCCCTGCAATCTCCAAAGCATTGATTTTCTGGACAAATCCCTTGGCTTGTCTTAGCCATGTTTAAGTTTTGAAACATGCCTGACGCTGCATCAAGTGATCTTTTGAAGTGACCATGAGTTATATCTGGTGGTTCATAGATTGAAGAGTATGAAATGAAAGAGGGTGTGTGTAATAGCGCACTATGTTAGTGCTGCTATAATCTGAAACCCATCAGGTTATATTCTTCACTGAACAGTGCAATATGTCgggttaaattaaatttttcattAGTGGATTCTCTCGCTCTCTGTTTGTCTTTGTCTCTCACCCCCTCCCCTTCATTAGTTGAATACTATGCAGATGAGCATAGGTGACAATAAATGTattattcttttaaaaaaatgttcttAATATATGCAGGCCAAGACTCTAGAATCAAGTATTGAAATAACCCGGAAAGAAATGGAATATCCTACAGAAGTAGAAATTGAGCTCAAGCGAAAGCTCAGTCTGTTGACCGACCATTTGATTCAGAAGCAAGCACAGGTGTGTCATTCAGACTGCATAACTCAAACTCAGAACTTAAGATAAGCATGTAAAAGAAACATGATTACTGCTACTAGTAAATAGTAGACAAATAAGTTTAATCAAACAGAGTTTTTTGGAGTTTGGGAGAGTGTATCTATTCCGAAGGAGACTCATATTTTACTTTATGATGATAGCCTGATTTAGCCTTTGTTTCGTAGTCTTAGTGTAGAACTTTCATTTATGTTATCAGGTTGAGACACTAACATCGGAAAAGGCTTCCTTAATTTTCAGGATCGAGGTAAGTCCTTGTATCCTTGATCTGGAATCACTGCAAAATGTCAGAATATGTTGACGTGTCAATTCCATTTTATTTGAACAATTGACTTGAAAATTATAGGCGGCTTCAAGATTGCTAGACGAAAACAAGTCATTGCCCAATTCAGTTGAGACTCCGAATAAATCGCAATTCTCTAGTTCAAAGCTCAAGCCTTTGTTGAAGGAGAGAATGCAATCTGGTCATCGACATTTTGGATCAATGGTTCAACAGCTGGACTCGCTCTTTTGTTTGGGTGCTATTTTTCTGAAA
This is a stretch of genomic DNA from Primulina eburnea isolate SZY01 chromosome 11, ASM2296580v1, whole genome shotgun sequence. It encodes these proteins:
- the LOC140805746 gene encoding golgin candidate 2 isoform X1, which translates into the protein MAHWISSKLKAAESILQQIDQQAADSLGKNENPRPGNQLVVESSPGNTSENKRFLKDQMKKKAPENITNQSNNRDKLNLNVISRSNSDINRNHEVGVSQNLNSTPNLSGGLTESDWTELLSVPDKREGSGGVNVSRNSKGASGIQGLKKASKKVRNLGPASRKSNVGLENISNADSNDRGSTSRDVMLPTLEDQSPSNGGRGESDQKHTSSTLVADDNNARTIEELNVVDGEKMHVATDLTDKDNLDKVPASRGRKLKLKLQSNDGETSKSGMNGTNGPTAKFLLPSDVESNSDTDTTSTSDSEIEREREERRKRRQQILAERAAAKAIEAIQERENLVARLEGEKQSLEKMLEEQAKQQVQEASELQTSMMEIMEAVELEKQKHNNTRMEALSRLAKLESANADLSKSLANTQKSLEAEVDRVAELRQEINLKEATHEAVLQKKISSVQQNGDKLQASKGVGFALEMLEAEYSFMMDKLGRTQEKAKTLESSIEITRKEMEYPTEVEIELKRKLSLLTDHLIQKQAQVETLTSEKASLIFRIEAASRLLDENKSLPNSVETPNKSQFSSSKLKPLLKERMQSGHRHFGSMVQQLDSLFCLGAIFLKRNRTARICSVVYIVCLHLWVIYILMSHSPVSDDFRSGAIVSLEKINNTEGV
- the LOC140805746 gene encoding golgin candidate 2 isoform X2, encoding MAHWISSKLKAAESILQQIDQQAADSLGKNENPRPGNQLVVESSPGNTSENKRFLKDQMKKKAPENITNQSNNRDKLNLNVISRSNSDINRNHEVGVSQNLNSTPNLSGGLTESDWTELLSVPDKREGSGGVNVSRNSKGASGIQGLKKASKKVRNLGPASRKSNVGLENISNADSNDRGSTSRDVMLPTLEDQSPSNGGRGESDQKHTSSTLVADDNNARTIEELNVVDGEKMHVATDLTDKDNLDKVPASRGRKLKLKLQSNDGETSKSGMNGTNGPTAKFLLPSDVESNSDTDTTSTSDSEIEREREERRKRRQQILAERAAAKAIEAIQERENLVARLEGEKQSLEKMLEEQAKQQVQEASELQTSMMEIMEAVELEKQKHNNTRMEALSRLAKLESANADLSKSLANTQKSLEAEVDRVAELRQEINLKEATHEVLQKKISSVQQNGDKLQASKGVGFALEMLEAEYSFMMDKLGRTQEKAKTLESSIEITRKEMEYPTEVEIELKRKLSLLTDHLIQKQAQVETLTSEKASLIFRIEAASRLLDENKSLPNSVETPNKSQFSSSKLKPLLKERMQSGHRHFGSMVQQLDSLFCLGAIFLKRNRTARICSVVYIVCLHLWVIYILMSHSPVSDDFRSGAIVSLEKINNTEGV